GCTGGGCTTCTTCAAACAGCAGCTTTGGATTCGTGCTGGCACCTTTGGGTGCTGGAGAAGGGCAGGTGTGCCAGTACGTGTGTATCGAAGGTCGGGATCCCCCTGCTGTGACAAGTTCCTCCACGAGCAGATGCCAGGTTCTGGAGCAGATACCTgaccccagcagctctgcagccaccctgctgcCCTGTCCATGCACCTTCCTGTCCCCTGTCCTGGTGGCATCTACCTGGGGTCCCCAAGTTTGGGCTGGCTTCAGCTGGGCTTGGTTCCTCCTGGAGAGACAGCTGCAAAAGGTCTTGGGGACACTGGAGCATTTCCCCTAGCCGTGGTGACCTCTGGGCCCGCTCCAGAAGCTTCTTGTTGCTAGGAAGGAGCAGAGAATGTGTCAGCTGTGAGTCAAGACCAGGTCTTTCCACTGACCCGCCTGGGTCGGGACCTTGAGCTTGCTgaaggatggagccaggctggctgctctgtgccaaaACTGGCTCCACCTTGGCTGGAGGGGCCGCTGGTGTGGGAATTGCTGTCGCTGAAGGCATGGGAGGATGCTAGGTATAAAAAAAGCACCCCCAGTACCAGGGCTGCATGGTCCCATCCCCTGGGGCTGAtgcctccccagcagcctggggtcAGATCCTGTTGGGATGCAGGGGAATTGGTGGGGACAGGGCCATGTGCCAGCCCCTGGCTAACCCCTTTTCTCTGTGCCCTGCAGGACCTGTGCGGTGCCACCACCTGTGACACACTGGGCATGGCCGACGTGGGCACCATGTGCGACCCCAAGCGCAGCTGCTCCGTCATCGAGGACGACGGGCTGCCCTCGGCTTTCACCACCGCCCACGAGCTGGGTAAGGCATGGTTTCGGGGGCTCTGTGCAGGCTGGGGTCCCCCGGTCCTGGAGCGTGgagggggaaactgaggcatgggCACCACACCACCACGGTGCAGCGCATGGCAAGCCCTgcatttctggaggaaaaaaacacgtGTGGTCTTGCTGCTGTGCTCACGTCAGTGGTTCTTCCCAGCCTCGTGGCTTCTGCATCACCAAATCCCATCCTCCCACCCGGCTCTGGAATCGGGAGGGGTGGAGCGACACTGGCAAGGTTCAGAATAGCCCTGGTCCAGCCTCCGGAAGGCCAGACAATGACAGGCATCCGGAGCAGGGAAACTCCACCTCAGGCTGGGTAGGAAAGAGTGGCTGAGAAAGTGAAAGGCTTTGCTGTTGTGGTTGCTTGGTTTCCAGGATCTGGGAATCCTGAAATAACAGGCGGAGGCTGGGGGTTGCTGAGGGCACACCTACATCCGGAGACACtagctctgctgcctccttttctctgaaattgCCTTTGTCCTTCTTGCAACTGATGGCCATAcgggaaggagaggggaagtgTGATGGAAAGGGCGCTGGCTTGGGGATGCTGCTGTCAGGATGACGTGTGCCTGTTCCCACATCCACATGCAGCCTGAGCCAGGCTACATGCAATCTCCATCCATCCCCAGACATCACCTTCTCCTCTTGGGCTGTCCTTTTGCCATCCTTGCAAGAGTTTTCCCCACTatatgcctcagtttcccccacTGCAAACAAGAGAGGGGGCCCTCCACTGTGTGCTGAGCGGGGTTCCTCATGTCGCCCCCTTTCCATCTCCCAGGCCACGTCTTCAACATGCCCCACGACAACGTCAAGGCCTGCGAGGAGGTCTTCGGCCGGCTGAAGACCAACCACATGATGTCCCCCACCCTCATCCAGATCGACCGCGCCAACCCCTGGTCAGCCTGCAGCGCTGCCATCATCACCGACTTCCTCGACAGTGGCCACGGTGAGCCCTCCTGCTGCGCCCTCGCTCTCCTGCCCTCGTCCCCATCCTGTCCTGGTCCCTGCCGTGGGGAGCAGGATCTGTCCCAGGGCTGGCGGTGCAGGGTGGCTGTGATGGGGACAGGCTcctgggctgggcagcagctgttcTCCAAACAAAATGAGAAGGAAGCGGGGAGTTCGGCAGCATTTCTGCATCAGCCGGGTGTCCCCATCAGTGACATCTGCTCTGCCAGTGCGGCTCTACCCAGCGTCACCAAGAGATGGAgtcacattttttccctctgcctttgTTGTTGCTGGATTTCGTATCCGCAATGAGCGGGCTGAGACGTGGCTGAGCCCACGAGGCTCCCCACGAGGACCCGATCGatcttcccctccctgctcccgcAGGAGACTGCTTGCTGGACCAGCCCTCCAAACCCATCCCGCTGCCCGAGGACCTGCCGGGGACGAGCTACAGCCTGAACCAGCAGTGCGAGCTGGCCTTTGGCGTGGGCTCCAAGCCCTGCCCGTACATGCAGCACTGCGCCAAGCTCTGGTGCACAGGCAAGGCGCGCGGGCAGATCGTCTGCCAGACCCGCCACTTCCCCTGGGCTGACGGCACCGGCTGCGGCGAGGGACACTTCTGCCTCAAGGGCGCCTGCGTTGAGAGGCACAACGTCAGCAAGTACAGGGTGAGTGCCTGAAAGCGCCCTGCAGGATCACCCCTGGATGCTTTTGCATGGGTACTGGCAGGGCGGTCCCCACTGGGGACCCTGCATGGGGACACTGATGTGAAAGGAAGACAAGGGAGAGCAGGGATGCATGGTGCAAGCAGTCAACAACTCTTTTTCAAGGCTGGATGTGGCTGTGCTCCTCTCTCCAGCCCTATGGAAGACTGGGGACCTGCAAAACTGCAGGTCTCCCTTGTAGAGGCAGGTAGCAAAGGGATGGCTTTGAGCCCGGAGAGCCCCTGTTTGGGATGGAGCCACCAGGGAAGGGGACGGCGGGTCTCACCGTGCCGTGTCCCACCAGGTGGACGGCGGCTGGGCCAAGTGGGCACCCTACGGGCAGTGCTCGCGGACGTGCGGCGGCGGCGTGCAGCTGGCCAAGCGCGAGTGCACCAACCCGGTGCCTGCCAATGGGGGCTCCTACTGCGAGGGTGTCCGCGTCAAGTACCGCTCCTGCAACCTGGACCCCTGCTCCACTGCAGGTAAGGGAATGAGAGGCGAATCCTGCTGAAATAGACGGCCTGAGCTCAGCTTGCTCATGGCTGTCGTCATTAATGCATGCTCCTGCACTGAGCCGAGGGGAAAACCCAGCTTTTTGCATGTGTTGGTTGTTGAGCCAGGCAAGTTCATCAGAGCTGTGAATCCTCTGCTCAACCCCTCCCAGGTGCAGAGGTGCTGCTCACATCTCTGGAGCAGCCGaatttcagcagagctgagccctgAGCGTGCCAAAAGCCCAAACTCACCGCAGCTCTctgggtggggagggaggagagccaGTCTCCAAATGTCAAATTCTTCATCTGTTTCAAAGCGCTTAGAAACATGGTGGGAACGTTCCCCCAGATACACCCCCTGCAAATGTCAGAGGTGACCTTGACATTTGCAGTGCCCCGGTGTCCCTGGGTCACTGTGCTGTGTGAGGAGCAGAATGTCCTGGGCTCAACATGCTGAGGCTACTGGTGCCAATCTTGGGCACCATGGGGTGTGTGTGGCCACCGCGATCTGCACCACGCACAGCAACCCAGTAAAACACACACTGAGGGACTGGTCTGTGCTCCCACCCAATGCACTCCCCGTTTCTTCCAGTGCCAGGGAAGAGTTTCCGAGAGGAGCAGTGTGAGGCTTTCAATGGCTACAGCCACAGCACCAACCGCCTGACCGCCTCCGTCTCCTGGGTCCCCAAGTACTCCGGCGTCTCGCCCCGGGACAAGTGCAAGCTCATCTGTCGGGCAAATGGCACGGGCTACTTCTACGTGCTGGCACCCAAGGTTGGTGAGGGCTGGGGGGCATGAACGAGTTGTCCGTGTCTGGTGGGCAGCTGGGTTTGTGTGAGATTATAAAGGAGGGGAATCCACCAGGCTGGGATGAATCTGTGTGTATGCATCTGCTTATTTACTTCATTTGGTCCACAAAGGGTCTTCCTCTGGGTTTGTAAGGCAGCCTATAGGGTATGCTTGTAGTCCTGATGAGAGGCTGGAGTAGCAgatgagtccagaggagagctacaaaggaccacaaagatgttcagaggactggagcacctctcctctgaagaaaggctgagagagctggggatgctcagcctggagaagagaaggctctggggagacctcattgcacactttcagtacttaaaggggtcttataaaagagatggagaagggctctttactcgggtagataatgataggacaagggagaatggtcttgaactaaaagaggatagatttagactagacattaagaggaaattcttccctgtaaaggtggtgaggcactggcacaggttgcccagggaagctggggatgccccatccctggaggtgctcaaggccaggctggatgagacCTTGAGCatcctgatctagtgggtgtcatccctgcctatggcagggggtttggaattagatggtctttaaggtcccttccaacttgagaCATTCAATGATAATTATTGTGCTGGGGAAGTGATTCACCTGCCGGGCTGGGCTGTgcaggctggtgctggctgtcttcctaatgcagccccTTACATTCGCACCgatgcaaagaaaatgatgtAGATATGGCAGAAAGGGGAAGTGATGCCGTATGGCTTTTGTCAGAGCCAGAAGAGCTCAGTTGCAAAGCAGAACATGAACAAGGTGCAACACTGTGCCTGCCAGCACCTCCTCAGGTCTGGCTGGAGTGGGGCTGGCCTCAGTGGGGCAATGCGGGGCCACAGCAGCTTGTCTCACCTCCGCAGGTTGTGGATGGCACCCCTTGCTCCCCAGACTCCACCTCGGTCTGCGTCCAGGGCAAATGCATCAAAGCGGGCTGCGACGGGAAGCTGGGCTCTAAGAAGAAATTCGACAAATgcagtgtgtgtgggggagaCAACAAGAGCTGCAAGAAGGTTTCAGGCTTGTTCACCAAACCCATGTAAGCACTGGGTGGCTACACGtgcctccctctctcccagctctgctttttggggtgtacaggggaaggctgtggggctggtgaGGAGCAACCTCCAGGTGTCAATGAATGTCTCTGTGTGGAGAGCTGAGCTGTGAGGACACATTTAATGTGGTAATGGCTTCTGCTGGTGGAGCCACCTCTGGATCCTCCATGGTGttgagctggaggagctgaaaCCTCTTCCCATATCTGGGTGACCTCAGCCTAAACAAAACTTGGCGTGGGGAAAGTGATCTCCACGGGATGGAGGAGATAATCTCAGGGGTGGGAAGATCTTGGGGCTGAGGCCAAGTGGCAGCGGGTGGGAGCAGGGGACACCCAGCAGGGGACACCccgccagctcccagcctgacgcccccctgcctgctcctccctTCCAGGCACGGCTACAACTTCGTGGTGGTGATCCCCGCGGGCGCCTCCAACATCGACATCAGGCAGCGGGGCTACAAGGGGCTGATCAGTGACGACAACTACCTGGCGCTGAAGAACGGGCAGGGCAAGTACCTGCTGAACGGCCATTTCAtcgtctcggctgtggagagAGACCTGATGGTGAAGGGCAGCGTGCTGCGCTACagcggcaccggcaccgctgTCGAGAGCCTCCAAGCCTTCAAACCCATCCAGGAGCCCCTGACTTTGGAGGTGCTCTCCGTGGGGAAGATGACCCCTCCCCGGGTGCGCTACTCCTTCTACCTCCCCAAGGAGAGCAAGGAGGACAAGTCCTCCTACAAGAAGGAGGGCAAGACCCCGCCAGACCTCAACAACAGCGTCCTCAGCCTGTCCAACCGCTTGGACGGGGGCAGGCCGACCTACAAGCGGCCCTCCTACAAGTGGGCGGCGGGTGGCTGGGAGGCTTGCTCCGTCACCTGCGGCAGCGGGCTGCAGAAGCGAGTGGTGGCTTGCCGCGACTCCTACGGCCACCCGGCCTCTGAGTGTGAGGCCGCACAGAGGCCGGCTGAGGTCCGGCCCTGCGGGGAGCCCTGCCCGGTGTGGGAAGTGGGACCCTGGGCCCCTTGCTCCAAGAGCTGTGGTCGAGGCTTCAAGAGGAGGATGCTGAAGTGCACGACCCCGGCTGGGCGCCTCCTGCCCCGGGAGAGCTGTAGTTTTCGGAGGAAGCCGCAGGAGCTGGACTTCTGCACCTTGAGGCCATGCTGAGCGGTGCCAGCAAGGACGGGCATGGTGTCTCTCGGGCTGGTGGgcgagcagcagccaggggtTGGGAGAGGGGGAGATGTCCATAGCACATATcaaatgggggaaaaagaaaaaaggggaaaaaaaccaaatgAACAAAGAACAGGACCTGGGTGCGGGGAAGGGCGTGTGCCCAGGCCAGAGGGCTTTCACCGAGCAGGTCGCTCGGAGCCGGAGCAGGAACCAACATCTACCTCGATGCCTCCGCACCACACAGGGACCCGCGGCGGAGGCTGGGAGCCGGAGGACGGACGGATGCCACTGCCCAGGAAGGACCTGAGGACGCGTGGGGGATGTCCCCTCATTGCACATCCGATGCCTGCCCCGTCTTCCCAGGGCCAAGCCTACCTCCCCCCTTCCCTGTCTCCCCCAGCACTCGTGCTATGTGGGACCAAATGGATTTACTGTCACAGTGATGGCAAATTGTTCTGTCCAACCACCGGCGTGATGGGGTGCTGGTCTCCTAGGGACTGTCACTTTTGGGGCACACTGGCAATGACTTTGCAATCTGGGCACGCTGCTGCCATGGTCTGGGGAGCCCCAGGAGCATCCCCGTGCCAGGCTGGGAGGTGGTGGCTTCATTTTCGTTTTCTCCTCGTGTTTATGACCTGACCAGTGTAGATTTTATGGTGCTTAACTCCATGTTGTTTTTTaacctcctcctccctcttgTAAACCTTGCGCAGAGGGGGCGATGTTGCTTCCAGCAATCCCTCTCCTGAGGCTGAGGTTTTCCTACGGTGCTTTGGGGAGGCTGAGACCGGCTCTCGGCTAACCGGGTGCCCAGAGCATGGCCAGGTGCTCATTTACACCCCGGTACAGGGCAAAGAGTAAAGTACCCATCTGAAGCTCTTCAGGGCTAAAAGGGATCACTGTGGAAGTGAGATTCGAGCTGTAACTCCAGAAAGCAACTGTACTGTAGTGTCAGGGCGCGGTGCCACGGGGCTGGAAGCATCCCTGCACGTCGCTGGTGCTCGACTCCGCTCCGGAGATGGTGCTCGCTGACGGGCAGGACCGGCACGCCGTGCTCAGGCAACCTGCCCCCTTCCCTCCGAGCCTCGGCTGGGTCATTTTGCTCTGCATTAACCCCCAGAGATGTtctgagctgcagaagaggaagatgaattTGGGTCCTGGGCTTTCCTGAACCTCTTGCAGAGCATCCGTGACCAGCTTCACGCCCCAGGGTTTTGTGCGAGGGTTTGTTCTGTACCTCTGAGGGTTACGTAGTGCTCGGAGGCTGCCTTACCTCACACACCGCCCTCCTCACAACAACCCTGTGGCACATCTCCCCCCCCAGCCTTCTGCTCAGAGCAAACCATCAGGGATCATTTTTACGTCTTGCTTTTccactgaagaaggaaaagactCGTAGGGAGTTAGCTCTGGCTGACAGCAACCCGGAGCCTCAGGGCCGAGCTCTGCTGTTATTGGGATCAGCAGGAGGGGAGCCCAGGGAGGAGCCACAGGTTTTGGGAAGGCAGAAGATGCTTACCTTGCATCTTCTTCAAGCCTACCTTGTGTTCTGTCCCTTGTAGATATAAAGTGGAAGCTCCTCGTGCTCCAAAAGGCGTCCAGCAGCTGTGGGTAGGGTGAGGAAGGTCACAAGAGACAGGACCGTGACAGCGCAAACATTTTCTTGCTGAGACCTTTCCCACCAGCTGAGCACATTTCTCGTGATAATGTTTGTGGACCCACCCTCCCTGGATTTATGTAATGCCTTTTTGAACACAATAGTATTTCTGGTCTCCACAGTGCTTGATAGAGCCAGGAGCAGATGTTGTGGTTGCTTTGCACAGCAGGGACGGGATTTAATGTTCTAGGAAATCCCTTCCAGGTCTACATTCCCATGAACGTATCATCCATTTTCGGACAGTTTTCCTGCATAGCCGAGCCTGCAGTGCTTTTGTCTGGGGACAGAGCTCCGAGGAGCTGCCCTTTTGTGTCTTGCCATCAAACAGATGGTTTCCAAGCCACCGAGAAATCGTCGTCCTTGTCCAAAGGGGGAAGGACGGGGCGGGAGGGGTTTCTTGTGTGTGGTTCTTTTGCCAAGTGTGCAGCAAAAGGACGGAGATGCCTATTGTACTGGCTGCTTTGTGTATACCATGTATACTAAACATCGATCTCTGCTGTTTGTGCATCAATAgcaaacctgaaataaaaacgTATTTAAAGATCCACCTGGTTCCTTGGGGGACGTGTTTGTGCCCACACCGTTCGGGCGGTGTTTGCAGGGCATTTCTTGTCTTATGGCAGTCCCAGCTCATTAATTGATGGAAGAATTTTGAAGGCCCAGCAGGTTTATTCTGAATATTATGGCAATTTGTCTTGCTTCTGCTGCAGgatttttattggaaaacaaaacaaaacaaaacaaaacagcttgtTGGGTGAGTCCATGCAAGTGTCCAGGCTTGCCCACACCTGGAAGCAATtacagcaaagctgcagcacGAGGCTGCTTTGCTTTAGCCTGGAATTGGGATGCTCTTTTGTGAGAACAACAGCCACATAGAGTTAAATGGATTAATGCAAACTGGAGCTGTGCTCTCACATCCTGGAACAACCGTCCCCATTACCGGGACTCCCCATTCCTCATTTGCTCCTTCACTTGTGGGACGAGCCAGCAGCCCCCTTGCACCACCTCCACCTGGTTCAGGAGCAGAAGCTCAAGGATGCTTGTAAAATGCTCTGAGCAGTTCCCAGCATGGCCTCCGTGAGTCACAGCCCTCCTTTTTACCCCTTGGCCATGGCCAAGGGTGAGATAAGGTGAGATAAGGCCCTTCCTGCTAATGGGACGTGTCTGCTGGGGGACACCTGATGCCACCGCCTCTGGTGCTCCGCGGGGACGCAGCTCTTGCTCTTTCATTCCCCCCCctcaaaaagcagttttctatGCAGCTGTGCTGTAACGATTTGACAAATTCAGCGTGCTTTATTGTTTTGCACAAGGCAGTGCACGTTTTGCATTtccataaagaaacaaacaggacAGACCCGAGCGAGCACCGTCCCCCTCTCCAGCCCGGTGATGGATGGCCTCAGTCCCAACAAATCCCACGCTGCAAAGGCTCCAGCTGCACGCAGCTTTACTGGAACAGAGGCTCGCTCCTCCGGGGCCAGGTGATAGCCAGGCTTGTAACCGGCCACCCTTACAAATCCCCCAGAGAGATAAAAACTGGCACAAGGGAAACATTTACCCAatagggaaggaaggaaacgGGTGCTGTTGCCAGCACCACTGCTTCAAAGGGAAAGTTCATGTTTGGCCAAGTCGTGGTCTGTTTGTTCAGGGCCCTTTGCTACTGGAAAACCTGCAATTACCTAACGGCTCTGGGACCATGGGGACACCTGGCACAGGGTGGGGGACGCAGGTGatgggcagcaggggctgggagctgctggagcagactgcaggagaaggagcagcgACACAGGGGACACCAATGCATCTTCACCCGCTTCCTCCAGATCcactaaataaaaaggaaacccCTCTCTTTGAAACCTCAGCCTATGGTTAAAAACAGGGTTAAAAACAGGGATTCAAAGGTTACCTGGAGTGGGGAGTGGCGTATGGGCTGGCAGACCAGTGAGCACAGGACTCATGCCTTAGGAAAAGAggctgaaaaatgaatatttcatgtgATAGGTGATCTTCTGAGCCTGAGGTCTGGTTTGCCTGCTTGCTTTCCAAAAGCTAGGCCCAGGGGTGCCTTTCAAGTGCTAGGGGAATGTCCCGTCCACAGAAGGGTAAAACCACAGGTTCCCAGGTGTCGCTTGCCCCTGGCAAGTATTTAGGAACGGCCCCTCTGCGGGCGTTGGATTTTCTGTTCCCTGCCTTTGGTACATGGAGGGGTtttgtgcaaaggaaaaaaaagcattcaataAATAAAGACCTTCCAAAGTTCGATGGAGCAAGTGCAGTTCCCCCCATGCACTTCTTTTGCTCTGTTCCTGTGCGCTTCCCTGGGCATCCCacttttggaggaaaaagttGGATTACGCAGCCTTCTGCGCTCACCCAGCCTACCTTTTCCTTACatctttaaagaataaaaatagcatgaaaattGAATCTACCCCCCATGGCCTCTCAAGCTCTTACGGCAGCACGTACCACAAGAGCTGAATGAAACGATTTAATACTCCAGGGTATTTGCTGAGCAGGAGGGTCCCACGGCGCTCCAGTGAAACCACGAAGTGTTTTGCTCCAAACCTGTCCCTTGCTGAGCCCAAGCACTGAGGATGGCTGGGCAGCACAGACTAAATGCCTTTT
This genomic window from Cygnus atratus isolate AKBS03 ecotype Queensland, Australia chromosome 22, CAtr_DNAZoo_HiC_assembly, whole genome shotgun sequence contains:
- the ADAMTS15 gene encoding A disintegrin and metalloproteinase with thrombospondin motifs 15 codes for the protein MLPLLLPLLLGARALGAPQGDTAVVTPLRLDPDINGRPHFGRGGPAEAVVFQLSAFGEDFYLHLAPDARFIAPAFAAQYLGTAPGAARPRPGLRHCFYSGDVNGDHASFAALSLCGGLRGAFGYRGAEYTISPLPGGAAGGAHRLQRRGAGLPLGASASRCAVGSGLTPGVLQALAKYRGRAGGAPGGRAKRFASVPRYVETLVVADESMVKFHGDDLQHYLLTLMATAARLYKHPSIRNPIQISVVKFLLIGQDDKGPKVTGNAALTLRNFCAWQKKWNKVSDKHPEYWDTAILFTKQDLCGATTCDTLGMADVGTMCDPKRSCSVIEDDGLPSAFTTAHELGHVFNMPHDNVKACEEVFGRLKTNHMMSPTLIQIDRANPWSACSAAIITDFLDSGHGDCLLDQPSKPIPLPEDLPGTSYSLNQQCELAFGVGSKPCPYMQHCAKLWCTGKARGQIVCQTRHFPWADGTGCGEGHFCLKGACVERHNVSKYRVDGGWAKWAPYGQCSRTCGGGVQLAKRECTNPVPANGGSYCEGVRVKYRSCNLDPCSTAVPGKSFREEQCEAFNGYSHSTNRLTASVSWVPKYSGVSPRDKCKLICRANGTGYFYVLAPKVVDGTPCSPDSTSVCVQGKCIKAGCDGKLGSKKKFDKCSVCGGDNKSCKKVSGLFTKPMHGYNFVVVIPAGASNIDIRQRGYKGLISDDNYLALKNGQGKYLLNGHFIVSAVERDLMVKGSVLRYSGTGTAVESLQAFKPIQEPLTLEVLSVGKMTPPRVRYSFYLPKESKEDKSSYKKEGKTPPDLNNSVLSLSNRLDGGRPTYKRPSYKWAAGGWEACSVTCGSGLQKRVVACRDSYGHPASECEAAQRPAEVRPCGEPCPVWEVGPWAPCSKSCGRGFKRRMLKCTTPAGRLLPRESCSFRRKPQELDFCTLRPC